Proteins encoded together in one Flavobacterium keumense window:
- a CDS encoding citrate synthase, giving the protein MSKIATLTIDGNQFELPVITGSENEGAIDISKLRDASGLITLDPGYKNSGSCKSGITFLDGELGILRYRGYAIEDLAEKSNFLEVSYLIIFGELPTAAQLHQFEEDIRKYTLVNEEMKNIIDGFPKTAHPMGVLSALTSALTAFNPKSVNVDNSAEMYEAVCKTMGKFLVIATWTYRKSMGFPLNYYDNTKGYVENFMRLMFELPTGPYAANPVVINALDKLFILHADHEQNCSTSTVRMVGSSHAGLFASISAGVSALWGPLHGGANQAVLEMLEEIYKTGGDAEKYLAKAKDKNDPFRLMGFGHRVYKNFDPRAKIIKKAADEVLGTLGVQDPILDIAKKLEAAALEDDYFKSRNLYPNVDFYSGIIYRALGIPTDMFTVMFAIGRLPGWIAQWKEMRENKEPIGRPRQVYVGHPLREFKR; this is encoded by the coding sequence ATGTCAAAAATAGCAACATTAACAATCGATGGCAATCAATTTGAGCTTCCAGTTATTACAGGAAGTGAGAATGAAGGAGCGATCGACATTAGTAAATTACGTGACGCTTCTGGTTTAATTACTCTCGATCCTGGTTATAAAAATTCAGGTTCTTGTAAGAGTGGGATTACCTTCCTTGATGGAGAATTAGGTATTTTGCGTTATCGAGGTTATGCCATTGAGGATTTAGCCGAAAAGTCAAATTTTTTAGAGGTTTCTTATTTAATTATTTTTGGCGAGTTGCCAACAGCAGCTCAATTACATCAATTTGAGGAAGACATTAGAAAATATACTTTGGTGAATGAGGAAATGAAAAACATCATTGACGGTTTTCCAAAAACTGCTCATCCTATGGGTGTATTATCTGCTTTGACTAGTGCTTTGACAGCTTTTAATCCAAAATCGGTTAATGTTGATAATAGTGCGGAGATGTATGAGGCGGTATGTAAGACTATGGGGAAATTTTTGGTTATTGCAACTTGGACTTATAGAAAAAGTATGGGATTCCCTTTGAATTATTATGATAATACAAAAGGATATGTTGAAAATTTCATGCGATTGATGTTTGAATTGCCTACTGGACCTTATGCTGCCAATCCAGTTGTGATTAATGCATTAGACAAGTTGTTTATTCTTCATGCTGACCACGAACAAAACTGTTCTACTTCTACTGTGCGTATGGTAGGTTCTTCTCATGCTGGTTTATTTGCTTCTATTTCTGCTGGTGTGTCTGCACTTTGGGGACCACTTCATGGTGGCGCTAATCAAGCTGTACTTGAAATGTTAGAGGAAATTTATAAAACAGGAGGTGATGCAGAGAAATATTTAGCTAAAGCTAAAGATAAAAATGATCCGTTCCGTTTGATGGGATTTGGGCATCGTGTTTATAAAAACTTTGATCCAAGAGCCAAAATTATTAAAAAAGCGGCAGATGAAGTTTTAGGTACTTTAGGAGTACAAGATCCTATTTTGGATATTGCTAAAAAGTTAGAAGCGGCTGCTTTAGAGGATGATTATTTCAAATCAAGAAATTTATATCCTAACGTAGATTTCTACTCTGGTATTATCTATAGAGCCTTAGGAATTCCGACCGATATGTTTACAGTTATGTTTGCAATTGGAAGATTACCAGGTTGGATTGCACAATGGAAAGAAATGCGTGAAAATAAAGAACCTATTGGTAGACCAAGACAAGTGTATGTAGGTCATCCTTTAAGAGAGTTTAAAAGATAG
- a CDS encoding dimethylarginine dimethylaminohydrolase family protein, translating into MLQLHVQDETSRLRAVVLGTAESNGPTPLAEEAYDPKSLEHIKAGTYPVEADMALEMDAFESVLQKYGVTVFRPQLIPNYNQIFTRDIGFVIDDVFIKSNILPDRERELDAIQYIIDQIAPDKVVRPPEEVHIEGGDVMLWRDYIFVGTYKGSDYKDYITARTNLQGVEYLRKLFPNKIVKEFDLVKSKIEARDNALHLDCCFQPVGKDKGIIYKRGFREEADYLFLVNLFGKENLFHIKRKEMYHMYSNVFSIAPDVVVSERKFSRLNHWLRENGFTVEEVPYAEIAKQEGLLRCSTLPLIRE; encoded by the coding sequence ATGTTGCAATTACATGTACAAGACGAAACGTCACGCTTGCGTGCGGTGGTTTTAGGAACTGCAGAAAGTAATGGGCCTACTCCACTGGCTGAGGAGGCTTATGATCCTAAATCATTAGAGCACATCAAAGCTGGAACTTATCCTGTTGAAGCCGATATGGCACTGGAAATGGATGCTTTTGAGTCGGTCTTACAAAAATATGGAGTTACGGTTTTTCGCCCTCAACTCATCCCGAATTACAATCAGATTTTTACTCGTGATATTGGATTTGTTATTGATGATGTTTTTATAAAGTCTAATATTTTACCTGATCGAGAGCGTGAGCTCGATGCGATACAGTATATCATCGACCAAATAGCACCTGATAAGGTGGTACGACCTCCTGAAGAAGTTCATATTGAAGGAGGAGATGTGATGTTGTGGAGGGATTATATTTTTGTAGGGACTTATAAAGGGAGTGATTACAAAGACTATATTACTGCCCGAACTAATCTGCAAGGGGTAGAGTACCTCCGAAAACTATTTCCCAATAAAATAGTAAAGGAATTCGATTTGGTTAAATCCAAAATAGAAGCCCGAGATAATGCCTTGCATTTGGATTGTTGTTTTCAGCCTGTGGGTAAAGACAAAGGAATTATATACAAAAGAGGCTTTCGTGAGGAGGCGGATTATTTATTCTTAGTGAATTTGTTTGGAAAAGAAAATTTGTTTCATATCAAGCGCAAGGAAATGTACCATATGTATTCTAATGTGTTTTCCATAGCTCCAGATGTTGTTGTTTCTGAAAGGAAGTTTAGCCGTTTGAACCATTGGCTTAGAGAAAACGGATTTACAGTAGAAGAAGTACCTTATGCCGAAATAGCTAAACAAGAAGGGTTGTTGCGTTGCTCGACATTGCCATTGATTAGAGAATAA
- the ctlX gene encoding citrulline utilization hydrolase CtlX — protein sequence MNQTTNAILMIRPVAFRMNEQTAVNNYYQKVLDGLLPATVNAKAQQEFDAFVAQLRAVGIQVIVVEDTTDTDTPDSIFPNNWISFHENGDVVLYPMFAENRRLERREDILDVLEDEGFVVNEIMDYTSAETEGFFLEGTGSIVLDRENGKAYCALSPRADEELFIEFCEDFEYTPVIFEAFQTVGDERKLIYHTNVMMCIGDTFAVICADCIDDKKERKMVLDSLRGDEKEIILITEAQLNHFAGNMLEVIGANERRYLVMSASAYQSLTKKQIAQLEEHVTILKASLDTIEACGGGSARCMIAEIFLPKSTV from the coding sequence ATGAACCAAACTACTAACGCTATCCTAATGATTCGCCCCGTGGCGTTTCGAATGAACGAACAAACTGCTGTCAATAATTACTACCAAAAAGTGTTGGACGGATTATTACCCGCAACGGTTAATGCTAAGGCACAACAGGAATTTGATGCTTTCGTTGCGCAATTGCGTGCTGTGGGTATTCAGGTTATTGTGGTAGAGGATACTACTGATACTGATACGCCCGATAGTATTTTTCCAAACAATTGGATTTCGTTTCACGAAAATGGTGATGTGGTTTTGTATCCTATGTTTGCTGAAAACCGTCGTTTGGAACGTCGTGAAGATATCTTAGATGTATTAGAAGACGAGGGTTTTGTGGTCAACGAAATAATGGATTACACTTCGGCAGAAACTGAGGGGTTTTTCTTGGAAGGCACTGGGAGTATTGTGTTGGATCGAGAAAATGGAAAAGCGTATTGTGCGTTGTCTCCGCGCGCTGATGAAGAATTGTTTATTGAGTTTTGTGAAGATTTTGAATACACCCCCGTTATTTTTGAAGCCTTTCAGACTGTTGGTGATGAACGTAAGTTGATTTATCATACCAATGTGATGATGTGTATTGGTGATACTTTTGCCGTAATTTGCGCTGATTGTATTGACGATAAAAAAGAACGTAAAATGGTCTTGGACAGTTTGCGTGGTGATGAAAAAGAAATAATTCTGATTACTGAAGCACAGTTGAATCATTTTGCGGGTAATATGCTAGAAGTAATTGGGGCTAATGAGCGACGATATTTAGTGATGAGCGCTTCGGCATACCAAAGCTTAACCAAGAAACAAATTGCCCAATTAGAAGAGCATGTGACTATTTTGAAAGCTAGTTTGGATACTATTGAAGCTTGTGGAGGGGGTAGTGCGCGTTGTATGATAGCTGAAATTTTCTTGCCTAAATCGACGGTTTAG
- a CDS encoding CoA-binding protein — protein sequence MKNKKTLVLGATTNPERYAFKAIAALVAKGHSVVAIGQNTGEVAGITIQTKALPIKNIDTVSLYLNPVRQREYYNYIIEAHPNRVIFNPGTENPEFYQLLALNDIQVEVACTLVLLATNQY from the coding sequence ATGAAAAATAAAAAAACTTTGGTGCTTGGGGCAACTACTAATCCCGAACGTTATGCTTTTAAAGCTATTGCTGCTTTGGTTGCCAAAGGGCACTCGGTAGTAGCGATTGGGCAAAATACAGGTGAAGTGGCAGGTATTACAATTCAAACTAAAGCACTACCTATTAAAAACATCGATACAGTTAGTTTGTACCTCAATCCAGTTCGTCAAAGGGAATATTACAATTATATTATTGAAGCCCATCCTAATCGTGTTATTTTTAATCCAGGAACTGAAAATCCGGAGTTTTATCAATTGTTAGCATTGAACGATATTCAGGTGGAAGTGGCTTGTACTTTGGTTTTATTGGCTACCAACCAATATTAA
- the recR gene encoding recombination mediator RecR, with product MEFSSKLLEKAVNEMSQLPGIGKRTALRLVLHLLKQPQEQTQYLSQALTTMREDIKHCTSCNNISDYDLCEICSNTNRNHQIICVVEDIRDVMAIENTGQFKGIYHVLGGKISPIDGVGPSQLHINPLIEKVKQGGVREIIFALSSTMEGDTTNFYIYKQIMDYPVELSTIARGISVGDELEYADEVTLGRSILQRVPFEKSMVKN from the coding sequence ATGGAATTTTCTTCAAAATTATTAGAAAAAGCAGTTAACGAAATGTCGCAATTGCCAGGTATTGGTAAGCGTACGGCTTTGCGATTGGTTTTGCATTTGTTGAAACAGCCTCAGGAGCAAACGCAGTATTTGTCTCAAGCACTTACTACAATGCGCGAAGACATCAAACATTGTACTAGTTGCAATAATATTTCGGATTATGATTTGTGTGAAATTTGTTCTAATACCAATAGGAATCATCAAATTATTTGTGTAGTAGAGGATATTCGCGATGTGATGGCTATTGAAAACACAGGCCAGTTTAAAGGAATTTATCATGTATTGGGAGGAAAAATATCACCAATTGATGGAGTAGGTCCGAGTCAGTTGCATATTAATCCTTTGATTGAAAAAGTAAAACAAGGAGGGGTAAGAGAAATCATTTTTGCGTTAAGTTCTACTATGGAAGGAGATACTACCAATTTTTATATTTACAAGCAAATTATGGATTATCCAGTGGAATTATCTACGATAGCAAGAGGGATTTCGGTGGGAGATGAACTAGAATATGCAGATGAAGTAACATTAGGACGTAGTATTTTACAACGGGTTCCGTTTGAAAAATCCATGGTAAAAAATTAA
- a CDS encoding UDP-glucose 6-dehydrogenase: protein MKITKICCIGAGYVGGPTMAVIAQKCPDIQVTVVDLNADRIAAWNDKNVDAIPIYEPGLSAVVAEARGRNLFFSTDVEKAIDEAQLIFISVNTPTKTYGKGKGMAADLKYIELCARQIAQVAKDNKIVVEKSTLPVRTAEAIKNILDHTGNGVQFQILSNPEFLAEGTAVEDLLHPDRILIGGDTTPDGQEAIQSLVDVYANWVPSDKILTTNVWSSELSKLTANAFLAQRISSINALSELCEKTGADVTEVARAIGMDSRIGSKFLKSSVGFGGSCFQKDILNLVYIAKSYGLNEVADYWEQVIIMNDHQKRRFSAKIVQTLYNTVASKKIAFLGWAFKKDTNDTRESAAIYVADDLINEQAQIAVYDPKVPAAKVLADLDYLETRTPESNAQSVASFGTPYEACAGAHAIAVLTEWDEFTTYDWQKIYDGMQKPAFIFDGRNLLHRSEMEAIGFVYHGIGA from the coding sequence ATGAAGATTACAAAAATTTGTTGTATTGGAGCAGGTTATGTGGGAGGGCCTACCATGGCGGTAATTGCTCAAAAATGTCCAGATATTCAGGTAACGGTAGTAGATTTGAATGCTGATCGTATTGCGGCTTGGAATGATAAAAACGTAGATGCTATTCCGATTTATGAACCAGGATTGAGTGCTGTTGTAGCAGAAGCCAGAGGCAGAAACCTCTTTTTTTCTACAGATGTTGAAAAAGCCATTGATGAAGCGCAATTGATTTTTATTTCGGTAAATACGCCTACCAAGACTTATGGAAAAGGAAAAGGAATGGCTGCCGATTTGAAATACATTGAGTTGTGTGCGCGTCAAATTGCTCAGGTGGCCAAAGACAATAAAATTGTGGTCGAGAAATCTACGTTGCCTGTTCGTACTGCCGAGGCGATTAAAAATATATTGGACCATACAGGTAATGGAGTGCAATTTCAAATTTTGTCAAATCCAGAATTTTTAGCAGAAGGAACTGCAGTGGAAGATTTATTGCATCCAGATCGTATTTTAATTGGTGGTGATACTACTCCTGATGGGCAAGAAGCGATTCAGTCTTTGGTGGATGTATATGCGAATTGGGTACCCAGCGACAAAATTTTAACGACCAATGTTTGGTCTTCTGAATTATCTAAATTAACAGCTAATGCTTTTTTAGCGCAGCGTATTTCTTCGATTAATGCGCTATCTGAATTATGTGAAAAGACAGGAGCTGATGTAACCGAAGTAGCTCGTGCTATTGGGATGGATAGTCGCATTGGTTCTAAATTTTTAAAGTCTTCTGTTGGTTTTGGAGGCTCTTGTTTTCAAAAAGACATATTGAATTTGGTCTATATCGCTAAGTCGTATGGATTGAATGAAGTAGCAGATTATTGGGAACAAGTGATTATCATGAATGACCATCAAAAAAGACGTTTTTCGGCTAAAATTGTTCAAACATTATACAATACAGTAGCATCTAAAAAGATTGCTTTTTTGGGTTGGGCCTTCAAAAAAGATACTAATGATACTCGAGAATCGGCAGCTATTTATGTGGCGGATGATTTGATTAATGAACAGGCCCAAATCGCTGTATATGATCCGAAGGTACCTGCGGCTAAAGTGCTGGCTGATTTGGATTATTTGGAAACACGTACACCTGAGTCCAATGCACAATCAGTAGCCTCTTTTGGTACACCTTACGAAGCCTGTGCTGGTGCGCATGCTATTGCGGTATTGACTGAATGGGATGAATTTACCACCTATGATTGGCAAAAAATATACGATGGGATGCAAAAACCTGCTTTTATATTTGATGGGCGTAATTTATTGCATCGTTCTGAAATGGAAGCTATTGGGTTTGTTTATCACGGTATTGGGGCTTAA
- a CDS encoding UpxY family transcription antiterminator: MNWYVLYTKPKWEKKVTEQLQAIGIECYCPLVTKERQWSDRKKKVEVPLFNSYVFVHLEDKDRPSVFQSPGAVRYLFWLQKPAIVREDEIATIKKWLNSPDLAEIEVSTYQVGETIQLESGPFVNQQAVVQEVTASHYILVLESMGCVLRMKHK, from the coding sequence ATGAACTGGTACGTACTTTATACAAAACCCAAATGGGAAAAAAAAGTTACCGAGCAATTGCAAGCTATTGGAATTGAATGCTATTGCCCTTTGGTGACCAAAGAGCGTCAATGGTCGGATCGAAAAAAGAAGGTAGAAGTACCGTTGTTTAATTCGTATGTTTTTGTGCATTTGGAAGATAAAGATCGTCCTTCGGTGTTTCAATCTCCAGGGGCAGTACGGTATTTGTTTTGGTTGCAAAAACCTGCGATTGTCCGTGAAGACGAAATTGCTACTATTAAAAAATGGCTCAATTCTCCTGATCTTGCTGAAATTGAAGTGAGTACCTATCAAGTAGGCGAAACCATTCAACTAGAATCTGGTCCTTTTGTGAACCAACAAGCTGTAGTGCAGGAAGTAACTGCTTCTCACTATATTCTAGTTTTGGAATCAATGGGTTGTGTGTTGAGGATGAAGCATAAGTAA
- a CDS encoding adenylyltransferase/cytidyltransferase family protein, whose product MSAKLRVGITFSAFDLLHAGHITMLEEAKRQCDYLICGLQTDPTLDRPDKNRPVQSVVERYIQLKGCKFVDEIVPYATEQDLEDILRSFKIDVRIIGDEYQDKNFTGRTYCEDKGIELYFNKREHRFSSSSLRQEVAEKQAKK is encoded by the coding sequence ATGAGTGCCAAACTAAGAGTAGGAATCACCTTTAGTGCCTTTGATTTATTGCATGCAGGGCATATTACTATGTTGGAAGAAGCCAAAAGGCAATGTGATTATTTGATTTGTGGCTTGCAAACCGATCCTACTTTGGACCGACCAGATAAAAATCGTCCTGTACAATCGGTAGTGGAGCGATACATTCAATTGAAGGGATGTAAGTTTGTAGATGAAATTGTGCCGTATGCTACAGAGCAGGATTTGGAAGATATTTTACGTTCATTCAAGATAGATGTTCGCATTATTGGAGACGAATATCAAGATAAAAATTTTACAGGTAGAACCTATTGCGAAGACAAAGGGATTGAATTGTATTTTAATAAGCGAGAACATCGTTTTTCTAGTAGCAGCCTTCGTCAAGAAGTAGCAGAGAAACAGGCTAAAAAGTAG
- a CDS encoding mannose-1-phosphate guanylyltransferase, with protein MSSSIVHVILTGGVGSRLWPLSRKSQPKQYLELFEGKSLFEMTVERNSHLVNQVMVVGNVDNCHLSKKVLEKTQTTYINIVEATPRNTAAAIAFAAFAAAPDAILIVTPSDHIIDEMDAYNSAITEAIAKAQEDYIVTFGIVPTKPETGFGYIEYQDDAVLSFREKPNKATAVDFISRGNFLWNSGMFCFKAKVLLEELHQFEPTVFEKAQAAWKANQEGQLNLDLSMAIPSISIDYAVMERSKKIKVVASAFNWSDLGSFESVYDYLLNQGHPVDDQGNMVIGTDVFSTFIGLKNTIFVSTPDANLILQKEQSQDVKYIYNQLEKENSQLLL; from the coding sequence ATGAGTTCATCTATTGTGCATGTTATTCTTACTGGGGGAGTAGGGAGTCGTTTGTGGCCTCTCTCTCGAAAAAGTCAGCCCAAGCAATATTTAGAATTGTTTGAAGGGAAGTCTTTGTTTGAAATGACTGTGGAACGCAATAGTCATTTAGTCAATCAAGTGATGGTTGTGGGGAATGTGGATAATTGCCATTTGAGCAAAAAAGTGTTGGAGAAAACGCAAACTACTTACATCAATATTGTAGAGGCTACCCCAAGAAATACGGCTGCAGCCATTGCTTTTGCCGCTTTTGCCGCTGCACCTGATGCCATTTTAATTGTGACGCCTTCCGATCATATTATTGACGAAATGGATGCCTACAACAGTGCGATTACTGAAGCTATTGCTAAGGCGCAAGAAGATTATATTGTTACCTTTGGAATTGTACCCACAAAACCTGAAACTGGATTTGGATATATTGAGTATCAAGATGATGCTGTACTTTCATTTCGCGAAAAACCGAATAAAGCTACTGCTGTCGATTTTATTTCGAGAGGTAACTTTTTATGGAACAGCGGGATGTTTTGTTTTAAGGCTAAAGTTTTGTTAGAGGAATTGCATCAATTTGAGCCAACCGTTTTTGAGAAAGCTCAAGCTGCTTGGAAAGCGAATCAAGAAGGACAATTAAATTTGGATTTATCTATGGCTATCCCATCGATTAGTATTGATTATGCCGTGATGGAGCGATCTAAAAAAATTAAAGTTGTTGCTTCTGCTTTCAATTGGTCTGACTTAGGATCTTTTGAATCGGTGTACGATTATTTGCTCAATCAAGGTCATCCTGTTGATGATCAAGGCAATATGGTGATTGGTACGGATGTCTTTTCCACATTTATTGGATTGAAAAACACCATTTTTGTCAGCACTCCTGATGCTAATTTGATTTTGCAAAAAGAACAATCACAGGATGTAAAGTATATTTATAATCAATTAGAAAAAGAAAATTCCCAACTACTACTATAA
- a CDS encoding SLBB domain-containing protein, which translates to MKKILSLALLFFALMQSTPIVAQDLMKAQDLSTLKVDYLSDTDLAKIRTQLETNKLTIDQAEQLALSKGMSASEFAKLKARLGMKSAVVAPIKKGNLEGETSEEYGRKQEPIVNKKVKDTLNTLVFGSELFDTPSLNFEPNLKLATPVNYVLGPGDELQISVYGIQEFSDAVPVTVEGKVNIQYVGQIAVSGMTIEAASVKIRNAIARVYSTVRSGQSQVGISLSRIRTIKVTLIGSKQPGNYSVSSLATVYNALYLGGGPAKNGSYRNIELIRNNKVYRTIDLYRFLVHGNQSDNIGLKDNDVIRIPAYNQRVTLEGQVKRPGIFEMKSGESFQDLLTFASGFNEFAYTASVNVLQKTDKEFKVKDIKAADYKVYKPRSGDVFTVAKILNRFENRIKIEGAVFRPNTYSFYEGMRIADLIAKADGLKEDAYATRATIVRLKSDFTKESVAVDLGKALRGDAQANILLKKEDVVTVYSILDFKEEYQVTIDGEIKKPGTYDFNPALTLNDLLVQAGGLTGSASKRVEIARMIQSDEVNEKSTARVALFNLEITPGNNEQAENFVLAPFDVVNIRRMAVYEKPEMVSVTGAVAYAGKYVLADKKEKIYSVIQRAGGLTSLADAKGVKIKRPIQAKQIEDLENVNFDVTKNVVDAGMTKKDTVQNKALKKLKEELKYATIPVDWDRIVRNPKSRTNITLLPGDEIEVAAFSESVKVTGNVLLTSEIPYNSGRGINYYLNAVGGTDAKAWKKKAYVVYPNGKAAVTGSFLFFKTYPKVTPGSQIIIPEKPETKKMTTGEWVSIGSVMTSLALLIVTAFK; encoded by the coding sequence ATGAAAAAAATACTATCACTCGCGCTTTTGTTTTTTGCCTTGATGCAAAGTACACCAATTGTAGCGCAGGATTTGATGAAAGCACAAGATTTAAGTACCTTGAAAGTGGACTATTTGTCGGATACTGACTTGGCTAAAATTCGTACGCAGTTAGAAACGAACAAGCTTACCATTGATCAGGCCGAGCAATTGGCTTTATCTAAGGGAATGTCAGCCTCTGAATTTGCGAAATTAAAAGCACGTTTGGGAATGAAATCGGCAGTTGTAGCCCCTATTAAAAAAGGAAATTTAGAAGGAGAAACTTCAGAAGAGTATGGTCGCAAGCAAGAACCTATTGTGAACAAAAAGGTAAAAGATACCTTGAATACTCTGGTTTTTGGTTCGGAACTATTTGATACTCCTAGTTTGAATTTTGAGCCTAATCTAAAATTAGCTACTCCAGTTAATTATGTTTTAGGACCTGGAGATGAATTGCAAATTAGTGTCTATGGTATCCAAGAATTTAGTGATGCAGTACCTGTTACCGTTGAAGGGAAGGTCAATATCCAGTATGTGGGTCAAATAGCGGTTTCCGGGATGACTATTGAAGCTGCAAGTGTAAAAATACGCAATGCTATTGCAAGAGTGTATAGTACAGTACGTTCAGGACAATCCCAAGTAGGCATTAGTTTGAGTCGCATTCGTACCATTAAAGTGACTTTGATTGGGAGTAAACAACCTGGGAATTACTCGGTTTCCTCTTTGGCAACGGTGTATAATGCGTTGTATTTAGGAGGTGGTCCAGCTAAAAATGGCAGCTATCGTAACATTGAGTTGATTCGTAACAATAAAGTGTACCGTACTATTGATTTGTACCGTTTTTTGGTGCATGGCAACCAGTCGGATAATATTGGATTGAAGGATAATGATGTGATTCGTATTCCGGCCTATAACCAAAGAGTTACGCTTGAAGGGCAGGTAAAACGTCCTGGTATTTTTGAGATGAAATCTGGAGAGAGTTTTCAAGATTTGTTGACATTTGCCTCTGGATTTAATGAGTTTGCCTATACTGCATCGGTGAATGTGTTGCAAAAAACAGATAAAGAGTTCAAGGTAAAAGATATTAAAGCGGCCGATTATAAAGTGTACAAACCCCGTTCTGGAGATGTGTTTACAGTAGCCAAAATTTTAAATCGTTTTGAAAATCGTATCAAAATTGAAGGGGCAGTTTTTAGACCCAATACCTATTCTTTTTATGAAGGGATGCGTATTGCTGATTTGATTGCTAAAGCCGATGGACTGAAAGAAGACGCCTATGCGACTCGTGCTACCATTGTGCGTTTGAAATCGGATTTTACTAAGGAGTCTGTTGCAGTTGATTTAGGAAAAGCGCTTCGCGGAGATGCTCAAGCGAATATTTTGCTCAAAAAAGAAGATGTAGTAACCGTATATTCTATCTTGGATTTCAAAGAAGAGTATCAAGTGACTATTGATGGTGAAATTAAAAAACCAGGGACTTATGATTTTAATCCGGCTTTGACTTTGAATGATTTACTAGTACAAGCAGGCGGTCTCACGGGTTCAGCATCTAAACGGGTGGAGATTGCTCGTATGATTCAATCGGATGAGGTAAATGAAAAAAGTACGGCTCGAGTAGCATTATTTAATCTAGAAATTACCCCTGGAAATAATGAACAAGCTGAAAATTTTGTTTTGGCTCCCTTTGATGTAGTCAATATTCGTAGAATGGCGGTGTACGAAAAGCCAGAGATGGTTAGTGTGACTGGAGCTGTAGCCTATGCTGGTAAATATGTTTTGGCAGATAAAAAAGAAAAGATTTACAGTGTGATTCAACGAGCGGGTGGCTTGACCTCTTTGGCAGATGCTAAAGGAGTAAAAATAAAGCGTCCTATTCAAGCCAAACAAATTGAAGATTTAGAAAATGTCAATTTTGATGTGACTAAAAATGTAGTCGATGCAGGGATGACTAAAAAAGATACGGTACAGAATAAAGCGCTTAAAAAATTGAAAGAAGAATTGAAATATGCGACTATTCCTGTAGATTGGGATCGCATTGTACGTAATCCTAAAAGCCGTACCAATATTACCTTACTTCCTGGAGATGAAATTGAAGTCGCTGCCTTTAGCGAAAGTGTTAAAGTGACCGGTAATGTATTGTTGACTTCGGAGATTCCGTACAATAGTGGTAGAGGAATTAATTACTATTTGAATGCTGTGGGGGGGACTGATGCTAAAGCATGGAAGAAAAAAGCCTATGTAGTGTATCCTAACGGAAAAGCTGCAGTAACGGGATCGTTCTTGTTTTTTAAAACCTATCCTAAAGTAACACCAGGTTCTCAAATTATTATTCCTGAGAAGCCTGAGACCAAGAAAATGACAACAGGAGAATGGGTAAGTATTGGAAGTGTCATGACGAGTTTGGCGTTGTTGATTGTAACGGCGTTTAAGTAA